From Triticum aestivum cultivar Chinese Spring chromosome 4A, IWGSC CS RefSeq v2.1, whole genome shotgun sequence, a single genomic window includes:
- the LOC123082966 gene encoding uncharacterized protein has protein sequence MSNAATGAGRNNGDGEHPNGGHPHYHHRQREHHWRPPHPHSSRAYRSGVLRWAMAVLFTVLAVLVLLAAVSVLLVVLVLQPRAPYLAVQNARLGNLVYDQQGVLDNAELELDVRAANVNAHAAVAFSELELRLSFHDMVIAILRADPFVVPPRGERPLGYVASSEAVPLDGAGRAAMEGALDRGVVPFRVSGQARTRWKVGGLVAVKYWTRLACQIRFFWPNGTALDFTCNSKSRSRY, from the coding sequence ATGTCCAACGCCGCCACGGGCGCCGGCCGCAACAACGGCGACGGCGAGCATCCCAATGGCGGTCACCCGCACTACCACCACCGGCAGCGGGAGCACCACTGGCGGCCCCCGCACCCGCACAGCAGCAGGGCGTACCGCTCGGGCGTGCTGCGGTGGGCGATGGCGGTGCTGTTCACGGTGCTGGCCGTGCTAGTCCTGCTGGCGGCCGTCTCCGTGCTGCTGGTGGTGCTGGTGCTGCAGCCCCGGGCGCCGTACCTGGCCGTGCAGAATGCGCGGCTGGGGAACCTGGTGTACGACCAGCAGGGGGTGCTGGACAACGCGGAGCTGGAGCTGGACGTGCGCGCCGCCAACGTCAACGCCCACGCCGCCGTGGCCTTCTCGGAGCTCGAGCTGCGGCTGAGCTTCCACGACATGGTGATCGCCATCCTGCGCGCCGACCCCTTCGTGGTGCCGCCCAGGGGCGAGCGCCCGCTGGGCTACGTGGCGTCCTCGGAGGCGGTGCCGCTGGACGGCGCCGGGCGCGCCGCCATGGAGGGCGCGCTGGACCGCGGCGTGGTGCCGTTCCGGGTGAGCGGGCAGGCGCGGACGCGGTGGAAGGTGGGCGGGCTGGTGGCCGTCAAGTACTGGACGCGGCTGGCATGCCAGATCCGCTTCTTCTGGCCCAACGGCACAGCGCTCGACTTCACCTGCAACTCCAAGTCCAGGTCCCGCTACTGA